The Bradyrhizobium sp. B097 genome contains the following window.
AACAGCGTCGACAGATTGATGGTGAAGCCGAGCGCGGCCATCGCCGCGAACGCACCGATGATGGTGACCGGCACCGTGGTCGCAGGCACCAGCATCGCCCGCCAGTCCTGCAGGAACACCAGGATCACGACCAGCACCAGCAGGCCGGCCTCGATCAGCGTCCGATAGACCTCGTCGATCGAGGCCTGGACGAATTTGGTGGTGTCGAACGGCGTGTCGTATTTGATGTCCTGCGGGAACTGCCTGGCGAGCTGCGCCACCTTCTTCTGCACTTCCTTCTCGACCTGCAGCGCGTTGGCGCCGGGCGACAGGAATACGCCGATGCCGGTGGCCGGCTTCTGGTTGAGCGAGAACACCTGGCTGTAGGTCTGCGCGCCGAGCTCGACCGAGCCGAGATCGCGGACGCGGATGACGTCGCCGACATTGCCGGTCTTGACGATGATGTTCTCGAACTGGCTCGCATCGTCGAGCCGGCCATTGACGTTCAGCGTGTACTGGAACGCCTGCCCCTGCGGCGCGGGCGGCGCGCCGACCTGGCCCGCGGTGACCTGCTGGCTCTGCTGCTGGATCGCCTGGATGACGTCCTGCGGCATCAGCCCGCGCGCCTGCAGCTTGTTCGGATCGAGCCACACCCGCATCGAATACTGCCCGGCGCCGAACACCGTGACGTTGCCGACACCCGGCAGGCGCGACAGCTCGTCGCGAATGTTGATGGTGGCATAGTTCGACAGGAACAGGCTGTCGTAGGTCTTGTTCGGCGAGGTCAGCGTCACGAACAGCAGGATCGAGGTCGACCGCTTCTGCACCGTGACGCCCTGGTTCTGCACCGCGGTCGGCAGCTGCGACAGTGCCGAGGAGACGCGGTTCTGCACCAGCACCTGCGCGAAGTTGAGGTCGGTGCCGATCTTGAAGGTCACCGTCAGCGTGTAGGTGCCGTCGGCGCCGCTGTAGGACTGCATGTAGAGCATGTCCTCGACGCCGTTGACCTGCTGCTCGATCGGCAGCGCCACGGTGTCGATCACGGTTTTTGCCGACGCGCCGGGATAGCGTGTCGTCACCTGGACCGTCGGCGGCACCACATCGGGATATTGCGCGACCGCAAGATTGAACAGTGCGACGCCGCCGATCAGGATCATCAGGATCGCGATGACGTTGGAAAGGACCGGCCGCTCGATGAAGAATTTCGAGATCATGGCGCGCCCCTCACTTGGCCGGCGCCGGCGTCGCGTCGCCCTTCTGCATCTGCGGATCGACCTTCTGCCCCGGGATCGCGCGCAACAATCCGGCGGTCACGACGCGGTCGTCGGCCTTCAGCCCGCTCTCGATGACGCGCAGCCCCTCGTCGAGCTGACCGGTCGTCACCTTGCGCTGCTCGACCACATTGTCGGCATTGACCACCAGCACGTAGCGGCCGGCCTGGTCGCTGCCGATCGCAACGTCAGGCACCAGCAGCGCATTGTCCTGCTTGTCGATCGGCACGCGAACGCGGACATAGAAGCCGGGCAGCAGTACGCGATCCGGATTGGGCACCAGGCCGCGGACGGCAAGCGTTCCGGTCGACTGATTGACGGTCGGCGAGATGTAATCAAGCTTGCCCTTGTGCGGAAAGCCGGTTTCGGTCTGCAAACCGACCTCGACCGGCAACTGCCTGAGCTCGTTGACCGTCATGCCGCGACGGCGCGCTTCATCCCGCACCCGCTGCACGTCCTGTTCGTTGACGTTGAAATTCACATAGATCGGGTCGAGCTGCACGATGGTCGCAAGCTGGGTGGGCGAGGCCACGCCGACCAGTTCACCGACCGAGACCAGATGATTGCTGACGATGCCGTCGAACGGTGCGGCCACATTTGTGTAGCCGTAATTGACCGCGGCGATCTTGGTGTTGACCTGGGCCTGCTGCAGGCTGGCCTGGGCGTTGTCCCGCGCCGAGGTCGAGCTATCCAGCGTCGACTGCGAGACCGCCTGGCGCTGCACCAGATCGGTTTGCCGCTTGAAGTCGGCCTCGGCCTGCTTCAGCGTCGCCTGCGAACCGACCTCCGCGGCCTGCGCCTGCTCCAGCTTCAGCTTGTAGGTCTCGGGCTCGATCGTGAACAGGGTGGTCCCCTGCTTCACCGGCGAGCCGTCCTGATAGTTGATCGCCTGCAGAAAGCCCTGCACGCGCGCGACCAGATCGACGGTCTTGATCGGCGCGGTGTTTCCGGTGGCGTCCAGATAGCGCGTGATGGCGCGCTGCACCGGCGGCGCGACCTCAACCTTGGGCGGCGGCGGCGCAACAAAACTGTTTTGCTCGCAGGCACTTAAACTGACAAAGGCCGCTACGACGAAGGCGATACGCACAAGCGGCGCATTTCGCAGCCGCACAAAATCGCTCTGACTGAAATGTGCCGACGCGCGCGCATGCCTCATTTCCGAGCCTCAATCCAAATGACTTAAGTCAAAGATGTCGAAGCGAGCAAAAAAATCAGCCGGCCTCTTCCATAGCAACAATCCGCTTGCGGCGGAACTCGAAAGCGAAAATGATGCCGCTCGCGAAGGTTGTTAGAGCAAAACTTTTTCAGACTCCGTTCAGTTGAGCCGGAGGCTTCCGGCGCGACGAGAGGATTTATTCAAATGATCAACGCGTTGACACGTGCAACGAGGCTCTCCGCATGGCTCGCGCTTGCGGCACTGATGAGCACCGCACCAGCCTTGTCGCAGGCGCCGACCCAGGCGCAGCGCGACGCCATCAAGTCGCAATGCCGCAACGATTACATCGCACACTGCTCCAGCGTTGCGCCCGGCGGCGAAGCGTCACTGCAATGCCTGCAGAAGAACATGGCGAGCCTTGCGCCCGGCTGCGCCAGCGCCGTGAAGGCCGTGGAAGCACCGGCCGCCGCGCCCGCAGCAGCCAAGACCGACGCGGCTCCGGCGGCGACGGCGGCCAAGCCCGCGGAGACGGCGGCACCGAAGGCCGCGGCAGCAAAGCCAAGCAGCGCACAGATCTCCGCGATCCGCAGCGCGTGCCGCGCCGATTATCCCAAGGTCTGCGCGGGCGTGCCGACCGGCGGTGCGCCGGCGCTGCAGTGCCTCGAGAAGAACAAGGAGAAGCTTTCGCCGGCCTGCGAGAAGGCCGTGGCGGCCGCCGGCGGCGGTGGCGCCGCGGGTGCCACGACAACGGCAGCACCGGCCGCGGCTCCGGCGGCAGCGCCGTCGGTAATCGCGTTGCGGCCGTTGCGGCCGCGCGAGGAGATTTTCGTGCTGCGTTCGGCCTGCGGCGCCGACGTCCGCTCGATCTGCGGCGGTGTGCAGCCGGGCGGCGGGCGGATCGTGCAATGCCTGGCGACCAATGCCGGCTCGCTGTCGCCGGCGTGCCGCGACGTGCTGGCGCCGTTCGCGGCGCGGTGATCCCTGTTGTCACACGACTGATCGGAAAAGGGAGCGACCGATGCTGCGTCTCGTCCTGACCGCCGTTCTGCTTTGCGGCTCAACCGCCGTCTACGCCCAGGAGCTGACATCGGCGCAACGCGACGCCTGCATGGGCGACTATCAGAAGTTCTGCAAAAGCGTGACGCCCGGCGGCGGGCGCATCATCGCCTGTCTTGCCAAGG
Protein-coding sequences here:
- a CDS encoding cysteine rich repeat-containing protein, whose amino-acid sequence is MINALTRATRLSAWLALAALMSTAPALSQAPTQAQRDAIKSQCRNDYIAHCSSVAPGGEASLQCLQKNMASLAPGCASAVKAVEAPAAAPAAAKTDAAPAATAAKPAETAAPKAAAAKPSSAQISAIRSACRADYPKVCAGVPTGGAPALQCLEKNKEKLSPACEKAVAAAGGGGAAGATTTAAPAAAPAAAPSVIALRPLRPREEIFVLRSACGADVRSICGGVQPGGGRIVQCLATNAGSLSPACRDVLAPFAAR
- a CDS encoding cysteine rich repeat-containing protein, whose amino-acid sequence is MLRLVLTAVLLCGSTAVYAQELTSAQRDACMGDYQKFCKSVTPGGGRIIACLAKESDKLTPACKKVLAAAEKK
- a CDS encoding efflux RND transporter periplasmic adaptor subunit, which translates into the protein MRLRNAPLVRIAFVVAAFVSLSACEQNSFVAPPPPKVEVAPPVQRAITRYLDATGNTAPIKTVDLVARVQGFLQAINYQDGSPVKQGTTLFTIEPETYKLKLEQAQAAEVGSQATLKQAEADFKRQTDLVQRQAVSQSTLDSSTSARDNAQASLQQAQVNTKIAAVNYGYTNVAAPFDGIVSNHLVSVGELVGVASPTQLATIVQLDPIYVNFNVNEQDVQRVRDEARRRGMTVNELRQLPVEVGLQTETGFPHKGKLDYISPTVNQSTGTLAVRGLVPNPDRVLLPGFYVRVRVPIDKQDNALLVPDVAIGSDQAGRYVLVVNADNVVEQRKVTTGQLDEGLRVIESGLKADDRVVTAGLLRAIPGQKVDPQMQKGDATPAPAK